ACAAGCCCCATCCCTTCAGGGTGGGGTAACTGACTAAATGCCCCTACGCCGTTGTGAGGTACGGCTTGATAAATTCGGCAACCGCTTTGCCGAGTAACGCACAGCCTTCGGGGGTGAAATGGACACCATCCGGGGTCAGATAGCTGTCCCGCCCCGCGTCCGTGATAACGCCAAACAGGTCATTGACCGGGATATCCAAGTCGTCTGCGACCTTGAGAGCGACGGCGTTATACGCGGCGACATCGGCTTCCAGCCGATCGAACCCCTTCCGCTCATGATGCCAGATCTCGTTGACAGGCGTAGTCGCTGCCCAGATGACAGTGCAATTGGTCTCCGCCAAAATACGTCCGAGAAAGGCACGGAGATTTGATTCGTATTGATTAATCGGAATGGCTGGCTCGCCGGTGTCNNNNNNNNNNNNNNNNNNNNNNNNNNNNNNNNNNGAGATAATCCACTCGTCGAGATGTTGAAGGATATTCGTGCTATTTCCGCCGTTCTGCGTCGGACCCCAAACGTCGGCAAGTCCGGTGAGTTCACGAATAACGTCGGCTTGATAGCCCATGCGAATCGAATCGCCGACGAGGATGAGTTGTTGCATTGGAATGTTCTCCTTACGGATGCGTTTTCAAATATTTAGGATTTACTCAATGCGCGTCCTAGCAATCAGGGGCAACTCGCTTTGCGAGAAAGATGTCCGGCTTTCCACGTCCGTTGGCATCGGGCATTGCACCTGCAATGACAAAACCGAGTTTCTGATAAAACTCGTTGATTCGCGCCAAGTGTCCAAGGACATTCGGGTAAAGGTCAACCCCCGCAAGGGTTGTCATACTGGTCTCATCGTCAGTCCCAACCCAAATTGTCAAACCGCCTCGTTCGCGGACGATGGCTTCAAAATCGCGCACAAGCTGCCGTCCAATCCCACCCCCTTGTCGGCTCGGTTGAACGACCAATGGATGGATTTCCCAGACGTTCCCATCATAGTGACTCAAGCCACCAATCCAGCCTACGACCTCGCCGCTCTGGTCAAGGGCGATACGGCTTATCCGATCTGCTCCAAAGGATTCTCGCACCTCCTCCAAAGCGGCTGCCATGTTGGACCAAGCGTTTGGTGCGTGTGCTTTGAACCCCTCAATCAGCAGCACTGCGACCTGCTTGATAGCCCCTCCATCGTCGGATGAGAGCGTAATGATTTGCACTCCGAGATCACTCATACGGCACCTTACAATCTATTTGATCCAGCTCATTGATTCGCCGCGCACCAAGAAAGAGCGTTCATCCCATTGACCGGGGCGTTCAACCGGAATAGCACCAGTTTCCACCGCCACATCCAGCGGATTGGCGCGCGTCTCTAGCGGCAAGCGAACCCGCTCGTGCATACGCGCTGATTCGTAGACCGCCATCATAAGCTCCAGCGCAGCCTTTCCATACTTTGCTTGTCCGGGATAATCCTCAATCTTGCCGTCGATCCAGTCGCAGATCGCATACGCCTGACTTGTGAAGGCACTGCCGTAACCAGTCCGATTTGTTTCGGTCGGCTCAAACACCTGCCAACCTGCCTTATCAGGAGTCATATATTTCAAGCTGTTATCGTTGACATCCATCATGCCATCGCTGCCATATATCGTAGCGCCGACTTGATAGAGTCCACCACTGATGGGGACCTCATTCTCAATGACACCTTCCACATCGTTGGGATACCCAATCAGCCCACAGCAGCGGTCTTCGACCCGATGCCCGAATAGATAGTGGTCGGTTTTGCGTTCCACAGAACCCATGACCCACTCCACCTGTGGGTTTCCTAGCACAAAGAGTTGGAAATCGATACAGTGGGTCCCTGTGTTCAACATCCCTGCTCGCACCGAGGACCAGAGCCGGCGCGGTTCGCCGATGGCGCCGTCCGCAAGGAGCCGCCTCGCTTCCTGCCACGAAGAATAGAAACGACGTTGATGGCCGATCGCAAATTTAACATCATTGCGTTCACAGGCAATCATCATCGCTTCGGCTTCCCCTAACGAGCAAGCCATCGGTTTCTCGCAGAGTATCGCTTGGGGTCTGTGAACCGCTGCTGCAATCGTCATTTCAGCGTGTTGTGGGTTCCATGAGCAGACACTGACGATGTCCAGATCCTCCTTCTCCATCATCTCCCGGTAGTCAAGATACTGACTTTTGACGTTAAAATCCTCTGCATAACTTGCTAGTGCTTCGGGATGAGAATCGGCGATTGCAACGATTTCAGTGCGATTACATTCAGTCCAACCTTGACCGTGTGAACGTGCAATACGGCCACTTGCAATAATACCAACTCTAAATTTTTTAGCCAAGCTGAATTCCTCCTTGTCACCTGATGATTTACTGACCTTAAATGAACAAAGTCTAACTCCAATTAGTGCGCTGTGTATCCTAGCACAGCATGAATCCCTACGTCAAGCGGTTTTGCATACCTTTTTCCCTTGAGAAAACATCTCTGAATCTGATTGATTGCGTTCAGGATACATGCTATAGTTATGATGCATATCGACACGAACTGACGTGGACAGTCCACACGAAAATTGCGAAAATTATGTACGGGTGCTAATCTAAATCTAACGTTGTAGCCCGAATCTGATTTTGTTGATAATTGACACGATTCTGAGGAGGACATAATAATGGTTATAAAGACAACTGCTCAACTTGACAAACTCATCCGTGAGGTATTGCTGGCTGTGGGAACCGATGAGCGTAACGCCAACCGTGTTGCGGAAGCGTTGGTTTTATCGACCTTGCGTGGCGTTGATACGCATGGCATCCTACATCTGCCGAGCTATGTCGAGAAGATTCGAGACGGTGAAATTGTACCCACTGCTTGGCCCCAAATCCGGCAAGAAGATGCCACGAGCGCGCTCATAGCGGGCAACTGGACCTTTGGGCATGTGACTGCAAAGTATGCGATGGAGGTCGCTATAAAGAAGGCTGAAAGCCACAACGTGGCGGTCGTAAGTGCCGTTCAGATAAACCATATCGGGCGTCTGGGCGAATACGCCGAACTCGCAGCCGCCAACGGAATGCTATCAATAATCTGGGCTGGCGGGTTCGGTGCAGAAAAGCCGGTCGCGGTCCCCTTCGGTGGGCGGCAACCGGTGCTGAGCACCAACCCAATCGGCATAGGTTTTCCCGTCGGTGATGGGCCGCCGATGATTATCGATTATGCCACAACAGTCGTTGCTGGGAGTAAAGTCCTCACAGCGAGAGACAGAAACGCACAACTGCCGCTAGGCAGCATTGTTGACAAAGATGGAAATCCTTCCACGGATCCGATGGATTATCTGGAGGGCGGTTCATTGCTCCCCTTTGGTGAGCACAAAGGCTACGCTTTGATGCTAGCGGTGGAGTTCTTTGGACGAATCTTGTCTGGGGCGGATGCCTTTTCTAACGAAAAGAAGCGGGGGGGCACCATCTTCCGTCACTCCGGCGTTACCATGATAGTCATGAAAGCGGATCTGTTTCAATCCTTAACGGATTACTCAACGCGAATCAAGGATCTAGGGGATCAGATCAGATCCGTGCCGCCGGCACCCGGTTTCGACGAGGTACTTCTCCCCGGCGATCTTGAGGCGCGAGCGGAAGCAACTCGCGGACGCGATGGCATTCCCATCGCTGATGCACTCTGGGAAAGACTGGAGGCGCTTGCCGAATCGCTGGGTGTAGATATAGACTAACCCAAGTTACCACCTAAAGCCCCAGCGATGCAGCTGTACCAGACGAGTTGTAGGGAACAACGATCGTTGTTCCCTACGATGCACAGAGGTTTATGGGTTAAAATACTGTAATAGGAATGTGGGACAGAAGTTTCAAGATAGGGCGGAAGGCATCGTCGGGTTTATTTTGGGAAAAACCACTCGGATTGTTGCGGGGAAGTTATTCGGATTGCAAACTTGACCAATTCGCACATCGCCGGTGGCACTCATGAGCAGATACGCTTCCTCGAATGAAACGTCAAGTTTGCACTGGAGGAGACTCGCCATCTCCTCACAGGCGATTGTGATCGCATCGACTAACTTTGGGGCATCTCCTGTGGTTATCCATGCGTCCACCGTTTCGATCCACGGACGAGCGATCGACTCCCCCTTAATCAATTCTATCCCCACGGTAACTTCCGCACAGATTTCTATCCCAAGCATAGAGATCTCCCCATCACCCATGGCAGCGTGAACGTCCCCAAGCCCAAACAACGCTCCTTCCACAAATACGGGCAGGTAAACACGCGATCCAATTTTCACATCTTGATGATCCATGTTGCCGCCATGGGAGCCGGGATAGAGCGTCGGCACAGCTTCTTCGGCAGGGGCAGTGCCGATGACGCCAACCATCGGACGAACCGGAAAACGGATCCGATCATCAAAGTGAGCGGTATCTTCTTCGATACGGATTATTTTGGTCACATACTGTTCTGCGAGATGCCCCAAGTTCCCCGTGCCGGCTTTGATACCGATAAAGCCTTGTGAAGCAAGTTGGATATCTTGGATTTCAACGCACAGGGTATCCCCCGGTTCGGCGCCACGCACAAAGAGAGGTCCTGTTGCAGGATTTAGACCGATTGGGTGGGATTGGTCGAGGAGATCGGTCTCACTCAGAATCGTGCCGGTACGTGCATCATAGGTCTCGAAACGGATCCTATCCCCTGAATTGACCTCCTGCACAGGACGATGATCGCGGCTGAAACTGTAAACAATGCGGTCGCGTGTGATGATGTGCATTATAGTGGTGCCCCCTCAAAGCGGTGAGACAGTTCATCTAGAAAATCGTTATTCCGTTCCGAAAGGGTAAGATTCAATATCGTTTTCGACTGCCTTCAGTAGTATAGAAATTTCCCGCTTATCCTCCGCATCTAACTCATGGGGCGCAGGGGCGCGCTCCACCATAGAGGTCA
Above is a window of Candidatus Poribacteria bacterium DNA encoding:
- a CDS encoding GNAT family N-acetyltransferase, translating into MSDLGVQIITLSSDDGGAIKQVAVLLIEGFKAHAPNAWSNMAAALEEVRESFGADRISRIALDQSGEVVGWIGGLSHYDGNVWEIHPLVVQPSRQGGGIGRQLVRDFEAIVRERGGLTIWVGTDDETSMTTLAGVDLYPNVLGHLARINEFYQKLGFVIAGAMPDANGRGKPDIFLAKRVAPDC
- a CDS encoding Gfo/Idh/MocA family oxidoreductase gives rise to the protein MAKKFRVGIIASGRIARSHGQGWTECNRTEIVAIADSHPEALASYAEDFNVKSQYLDYREMMEKEDLDIVSVCSWNPQHAEMTIAAAVHRPQAILCEKPMACSLGEAEAMMIACERNDVKFAIGHQRRFYSSWQEARRLLADGAIGEPRRLWSSVRAGMLNTGTHCIDFQLFVLGNPQVEWVMGSVERKTDHYLFGHRVEDRCCGLIGYPNDVEGVIENEVPISGGLYQVGATIYGSDGMMDVNDNSLKYMTPDKAGWQVFEPTETNRTGYGSAFTSQAYAICDWIDGKIEDYPGQAKYGKAALELMMAVYESARMHERVRLPLETRANPLDVAVETGAIPVERPGQWDERSFLVRGESMSWIK
- a CDS encoding Ldh family oxidoreductase; the protein is MVIKTTAQLDKLIREVLLAVGTDERNANRVAEALVLSTLRGVDTHGILHLPSYVEKIRDGEIVPTAWPQIRQEDATSALIAGNWTFGHVTAKYAMEVAIKKAESHNVAVVSAVQINHIGRLGEYAELAAANGMLSIIWAGGFGAEKPVAVPFGGRQPVLSTNPIGIGFPVGDGPPMIIDYATTVVAGSKVLTARDRNAQLPLGSIVDKDGNPSTDPMDYLEGGSLLPFGEHKGYALMLAVEFFGRILSGADAFSNEKKRGGTIFRHSGVTMIVMKADLFQSLTDYSTRIKDLGDQIRSVPPAPGFDEVLLPGDLEARAEATRGRDGIPIADALWERLEALAESLGVDID
- a CDS encoding acetamidase/formamidase family protein, with product MHIITRDRIVYSFSRDHRPVQEVNSGDRIRFETYDARTGTILSETDLLDQSHPIGLNPATGPLFVRGAEPGDTLCVEIQDIQLASQGFIGIKAGTGNLGHLAEQYVTKIIRIEEDTAHFDDRIRFPVRPMVGVIGTAPAEEAVPTLYPGSHGGNMDHQDVKIGSRVYLPVFVEGALFGLGDVHAAMGDGEISMLGIEICAEVTVGIELIKGESIARPWIETVDAWITTGDAPKLVDAITIACEEMASLLQCKLDVSFEEAYLLMSATGDVRIGQVCNPNNFPATIRVVFPKINPTMPSALS